One genomic region from Metallosphaera tengchongensis encodes:
- a CDS encoding glycosyltransferase family 4 protein: protein MKLGVVNSGILSPSFGGGGAVHTLEVLTRLKDRFQIVLFPSSPSLKWDKEKLMERAKWIESKGIRVDDAFYSLIEEKEVKKASPEELANHYDVDGVDFVYEPDHTSTDIYYIGGKRGKYGMTIHEPMYYADSLQYLKRLIKFYGINPKTGKGFHTRFLYNELVAKRVNRKLMKRFPPSFIASVSKGSLEWSGLSGEVLYPGNAFDPSLLDYRGKGKEDYVVFWSRLNQDKGIKEIPAVMRIINSMRRTRLVLMGKFFDKYNESLFWRKVRAYGLDVEYLGFVERKKLNEVVSRAKCLIYPSHVDGFSLVVLESLALGTPVVAYDIPTIRSVYSGLSAVKLVPEFDVRAMGEEAARLIERDPQELMEDQGLLEFLRVHSSWDNVANSIEALIRKYV, encoded by the coding sequence ATGAAGCTCGGCGTCGTCAACAGCGGCATCCTGTCGCCCTCCTTTGGCGGTGGAGGGGCCGTTCACACCCTCGAAGTTCTTACTAGGCTGAAGGACAGGTTCCAGATAGTCCTGTTCCCTTCGTCCCCTTCACTGAAGTGGGACAAGGAGAAACTGATGGAGAGGGCCAAGTGGATAGAGTCAAAGGGTATCCGGGTGGACGATGCCTTCTACTCCCTGATAGAGGAGAAGGAGGTAAAGAAGGCTAGTCCAGAGGAACTCGCCAACCACTACGACGTGGACGGCGTGGACTTCGTATATGAGCCCGATCACACCTCCACGGATATCTATTACATAGGAGGAAAGAGGGGGAAGTATGGGATGACTATCCATGAGCCGATGTATTACGCGGACTCCTTGCAGTACCTCAAGAGACTGATCAAGTTCTATGGGATAAACCCTAAGACAGGGAAGGGTTTTCACACCCGCTTCCTTTACAACGAACTCGTGGCTAAGAGGGTAAACAGGAAGCTCATGAAGAGGTTCCCTCCATCGTTTATAGCCTCCGTGAGCAAGGGTAGCCTCGAATGGAGCGGACTGTCGGGAGAAGTGCTGTACCCTGGGAACGCCTTTGACCCGTCCCTCCTCGATTACAGGGGTAAAGGGAAGGAGGACTACGTTGTATTTTGGAGCAGACTGAACCAGGACAAGGGGATCAAGGAGATACCCGCAGTGATGAGGATCATAAATTCCATGAGGAGGACGAGACTAGTCCTCATGGGGAAGTTCTTCGACAAGTACAACGAATCGCTGTTCTGGAGGAAAGTTAGGGCCTACGGCCTAGACGTAGAGTACCTAGGTTTCGTGGAGAGGAAAAAGCTAAACGAAGTTGTGAGCAGGGCGAAGTGCCTCATCTACCCAAGTCACGTCGACGGCTTTTCCCTTGTCGTACTGGAGTCCCTAGCCTTAGGGACTCCTGTGGTGGCCTATGACATACCCACGATTAGGAGCGTTTACTCCGGCCTATCAGCAGTAAAGTTAGTGCCAGAGTTCGACGTCAGAGCTATGGGTGAGGAGGCTGCACGACTCATAGAAAGGGACCCCCAGGAGCTCATGGAGGATCAGGGCTTATTGGAGTTCTTGAGGGTACACTCATCTTGGGATAACGTTGCTAACTCAATTGAGGCCCTGATCAGGAAATACGTGTAA
- a CDS encoding glycosyltransferase codes for MPEVLIPVGPGDRAEWVERTLTSAVAISDKVTVYDNSEREDLRGIIEKFNVKHVVDRRMRKVNMAMLRNRLLSLATEDLVIMMDSDVVIKSAKSLLSRVAEQGYAYTWMHYAYTEEELGRPRSPGEENPNLGCAAINLKDVKEIGMFDEKYERDEDIWLYSKLKHSGKRVGPVEERCLHLNTSHLRKDLSSSLREARRNLWRSKYDMMMVFDGLADFTFLTGYSYFGSYYVIGLLSALIPLASLLYIPVIGYGVKYYGGVKEWAYNLIPGLALAISLPYGLCWNLLKMRSRRKGGVTP; via the coding sequence ATTCCAGTGGGTCCTGGAGACAGAGCCGAGTGGGTGGAGAGGACCTTGACCTCTGCCGTCGCTATCTCTGATAAGGTCACAGTCTATGACAACAGTGAGAGGGAGGACTTGAGGGGAATAATTGAGAAGTTCAACGTGAAGCATGTGGTTGACAGACGCATGAGGAAGGTCAACATGGCTATGCTTAGGAACAGGTTACTCTCTCTCGCAACTGAGGATTTGGTCATCATGATGGACAGTGACGTAGTCATAAAGTCAGCCAAGTCTCTCTTGAGTAGGGTAGCAGAGCAAGGCTACGCATATACGTGGATGCACTACGCCTACACTGAGGAAGAGCTCGGGAGGCCCAGATCTCCTGGGGAGGAGAACCCGAACCTGGGGTGTGCAGCAATAAACTTGAAAGATGTGAAGGAAATAGGTATGTTTGACGAGAAGTATGAGAGAGACGAGGACATCTGGCTGTACTCTAAGCTCAAACACAGCGGGAAGAGGGTCGGGCCAGTGGAGGAGAGGTGTCTCCACCTAAACACGTCGCATTTAAGGAAGGACCTCTCATCTTCCCTCAGGGAGGCAAGGAGAAACCTATGGAGGAGCAAGTATGATATGATGATGGTCTTCGACGGATTGGCCGACTTCACTTTCCTCACAGGTTACAGTTACTTCGGGTCGTACTACGTAATAGGCCTGTTGTCAGCTCTCATCCCGCTGGCCTCGCTCCTCTACATACCTGTTATAGGGTATGGGGTAAAGTACTACGGAGGAGTGAAGGAGTGGGCCTACAATCTCATCCCTGGGCTAGCGTTGGCAATATCCCTCCCCTACGGGCTTTGCTGGAACTTACTGAAGATGAGGAGTAGGAGAAAGGGTGGAGTGACGCCTTAG
- a CDS encoding AAA family ATPase, protein MVCEFPEYTVTQWNSKPRLGGRRWNEGVSELEKLAKSEGFGVAVVLGSPGMGKTAVLLALKNRLADSNFFTVFIDLAGKEDLVEEFWRNLDKEKLKAEAYTYLAKHKKEIGYSRLARIAKEFHAWLDMECKKGKHNPQYAHLFRVYCIYSSYSNTIDDIINLIDDVSKIGKRVVLLVDETRNVGGIMNPLHRLLNSNLKFKLVLTLIPEVLSTITDGALKRRLEEDALRVDLSPPLSEEEIRGIISAYCEEYADPLARAIKDVKTANEVLIKARELYNEAAKECVGSSSKCIEDQLSSSLGIDEPMQASKELEKRIREGLNRLMNDFGIKYVHGKGKRMRTPDNQTVIPDIYFVTKDRVFIGDVKITNKDNVNNIENVRKFSMIERDESGMGVVKFIISNVDNINVSGVKVFKIDNEKMNKILKGTDNELLLQELRRILKELMS, encoded by the coding sequence TTGGTCTGTGAGTTTCCAGAATACACTGTAACGCAGTGGAACTCGAAACCTAGGTTAGGTGGTAGGAGATGGAATGAAGGGGTAAGTGAACTAGAGAAACTTGCTAAAAGTGAAGGGTTTGGGGTAGCTGTTGTCCTGGGTAGCCCAGGCATGGGGAAGACAGCGGTATTACTAGCTTTAAAGAATAGGTTAGCCGACAGCAATTTCTTTACAGTGTTCATTGACCTAGCTGGAAAAGAAGACCTGGTCGAGGAGTTCTGGAGGAACCTAGATAAGGAGAAGTTGAAGGCTGAGGCCTACACCTATCTAGCTAAACATAAAAAAGAGATAGGCTATTCGAGGCTTGCTAGGATAGCCAAGGAGTTCCATGCCTGGTTAGACATGGAGTGTAAGAAAGGTAAACACAACCCTCAATACGCCCATCTCTTCAGAGTTTACTGCATTTATTCCTCTTACTCCAATACCATTGATGATATAATAAATTTAATTGATGATGTAAGTAAAATTGGAAAGAGAGTCGTATTGCTCGTCGACGAGACGAGAAATGTGGGAGGGATTATGAACCCTTTGCATAGGCTTCTGAACTCTAACCTGAAATTCAAGCTGGTTTTAACCTTAATACCTGAGGTCCTCTCAACAATAACTGACGGCGCCTTAAAGAGGAGATTGGAAGAGGACGCCCTGAGAGTTGACCTCTCACCGCCACTATCGGAGGAGGAAATAAGGGGGATCATAAGTGCCTATTGTGAAGAGTACGCAGACCCATTGGCCCGGGCTATTAAGGACGTGAAAACTGCAAATGAGGTCTTAATCAAAGCTAGAGAGCTCTACAACGAGGCAGCAAAAGAATGTGTAGGTTCGTCCTCCAAGTGCATAGAGGATCAGTTGAGCTCTAGTTTAGGAATAGACGAACCCATGCAGGCCTCCAAGGAGCTGGAGAAAAGGATTAGGGAGGGGTTAAATCGCTTAATGAACGACTTCGGTATAAAGTACGTTCACGGCAAGGGTAAAAGGATGAGGACACCGGACAACCAGACGGTGATTCCAGACATCTATTTCGTTACTAAGGATAGGGTGTTCATAGGGGACGTAAAGATCACTAACAAGGACAATGTGAATAATATTGAGAACGTTAGGAAGTTCTCGATGATTGAGAGAGACGAGAGTGGTATGGGAGTGGTAAAGTTCATAATTTCTAATGTCGATAACATTAACGTCTCTGGCGTGAAGGTCTTTAAAATAGACAACGAGAAAATGAACAAGATCCTTAAAGGGACTGACAATGAACTACTACTCCAGGAATTGAGGAGGATATTGAAAGAGCTGATGTCTTAA